The proteins below are encoded in one region of Gemmatimonadaceae bacterium:
- a CDS encoding antibiotic biosynthesis monooxygenase: MDEIKGIARVKFHPGKVEEWKRLTEEAMEIVRTKDTGTLQYEIFLNEDETEAIVFERYRDADAAIEHFFAHQPFDGAHHGHRLGHGRSAWNAE; encoded by the coding sequence ATGGACGAGATCAAAGGCATCGCGCGGGTCAAGTTCCATCCCGGCAAGGTCGAGGAGTGGAAGCGCCTCACGGAAGAAGCGATGGAGATCGTGCGAACCAAGGACACCGGCACGCTCCAGTACGAAATCTTCCTCAACGAGGATGAGACCGAAGCGATCGTGTTCGAGCGCTACCGCGACGCCGACGCGGCGATTGAGCACTTTTTCGCACATCAGCCATTTGATGGCGCCCATCATGGCCACCGCCTCGGTCACGGGCGAAGTGCTTGGAACGCCGAATGA